One Spiroplasma endosymbiont of Dioctria linearis DNA segment encodes these proteins:
- a CDS encoding ECF transporter S component — protein MEDKKHEIPDHDDVKEGKKDHYHDEHHFDSLGNHDDINDTDFHWKSSLFTSRRNLTFKITLTGVFLALAVALSAFEMLYEQLLDKIPLYGVAIPFRILDILVITLSLAALGPIFSGIIAFIVPFIHLIDAHNPLTLVIDSFGYFASIWLMWFVYYFIFRNSSIHKHPIKSVDRFKKWTPIVIYVPVITIIYTLLVFLMLYITTNSDHGHTHNHFSTGMITSYHEAHSGEWTSIKENLGIFIGVISAIELVRFSICYTLFAVIEPQVKKINHFYK, from the coding sequence ATGGAAGATAAAAAACATGAAATACCAGATCATGATGATGTAAAAGAGGGTAAAAAAGACCATTATCATGATGAACACCACTTTGATTCTCTAGGTAACCACGATGATATAAATGATACTGATTTTCATTGGAAAAGTAGCTTATTTACAAGTCGTAGAAATTTAACATTTAAAATAACTCTGACAGGAGTTTTCTTAGCATTAGCTGTAGCATTATCAGCATTTGAAATGTTATATGAGCAATTATTAGACAAAATACCATTATATGGTGTGGCAATTCCATTTAGAATATTAGATATTTTAGTTATAACATTATCACTTGCAGCACTAGGACCAATCTTTTCTGGAATAATAGCATTTATAGTGCCATTTATTCACTTAATAGATGCTCACAATCCATTAACTTTAGTAATTGATAGTTTTGGCTATTTTGCATCAATTTGATTGATGTGATTTGTCTATTACTTTATTTTTAGAAATTCAAGTATTCATAAGCATCCAATTAAAAGCGTGGATAGATTTAAAAAATGAACACCAATAGTTATTTATGTACCTGTAATAACAATAATTTACACACTATTAGTATTTTTAATGTTATACATTACAACAAATAGTGATCACGGTCATACTCATAATCATTTTTCAACAGGAATGATTACCTCATATCACGAGGCACATTCAGGAGAATGAACAAGTATAAAAGAAAATTTAGGAATCTTTATAGGTGTTATTTCAGCAATAGAATTAGTTAGATTTTCAATTTGCTATACATTATTTGCAGTAATAGAACCTCAAGTTAAAAAAATTAATCACTTTTACAAGTAA
- a CDS encoding ECF transporter S component, with protein MENTYNFWGHKYDFAEINRYNWRMVLKDNFVLDIKRISLLAMLFAIEILFTIISKYTIGGLAIAEAFTIEISLIGILFIYLTTNVFYAAIFNIAANSLRMVLPLPSNYIGVLAMTISDLTFIISFAVIFFLLKKIILFKIKRENQLKWYLLLITISGTLAIMISAFVSLICNQHFIFEWYDILYPGIVPERNSYGWNILLWTGFGVSIAKLAVNLIIFLLTTKLLVKLINKHLF; from the coding sequence ATGGAAAATACTTATAATTTCTGAGGTCATAAATATGATTTTGCAGAAATAAATAGATACAACTGAAGAATGGTACTAAAAGATAATTTTGTTCTAGACATAAAAAGAATATCTTTATTGGCTATGCTTTTTGCAATTGAAATACTTTTTACTATTATAAGTAAATACACTATTGGAGGTTTAGCAATAGCAGAAGCTTTTACAATAGAAATATCTTTAATTGGAATTTTATTTATATATCTAACCACAAATGTTTTCTACGCTGCCATATTTAATATTGCAGCAAATTCACTTAGAATGGTTTTACCTCTTCCAAGTAATTACATTGGTGTCCTAGCAATGACTATCTCTGATTTAACATTTATAATATCTTTTGCAGTTATATTTTTTTTATTAAAGAAAATTATACTATTTAAAATTAAAAGAGAGAATCAACTGAAATGATATCTATTATTGATCACTATATCAGGAACTTTAGCGATTATGATATCTGCATTTGTTTCTCTTATTTGTAATCAGCATTTTATTTTTGAATGATATGACATTTTATATCCTGGTATTGTTCCTGAAAGGAACAGTTATGGATGAAATATTTTGTTATGAACAGGGTTTGGAGTTTCAATTGCCAAGTTAGCAGTTAATCTGATTATTTTTTTATTAACTACTAAATTACTTGTTAAACTTATCAATAAACATTTATTTTAG
- a CDS encoding inorganic diphosphatase, whose amino-acid sequence MEKNVIKMIVEIPKGSSNKYEYDINTNEISLDRVLYGANFYPGEYGFVPETLDWDGDPLDVISLATYPTLPGVGVNVRILGSIKMIDAGEIDTKLFGVFADDRRFDSYKKIEDVPQHLKDEIENFFLQYKALQKKEVKINGWGSIKEAMNELKECKERYIQYKDRYSKPGGKEEIMAEWKQKGLGQG is encoded by the coding sequence ATGGAAAAAAATGTAATTAAAATGATTGTTGAAATACCAAAAGGTAGCTCAAATAAATATGAATATGACATTAATACTAATGAAATTAGTTTAGACAGAGTTTTATACGGAGCTAATTTTTATCCAGGAGAATATGGATTTGTTCCTGAAACTCTTGATTGAGATGGAGACCCATTAGATGTTATAAGTCTTGCAACATACCCTACACTTCCTGGGGTTGGAGTTAATGTTAGAATCTTAGGATCAATCAAAATGATTGATGCAGGTGAAATTGACACTAAACTATTTGGTGTATTTGCAGATGATAGAAGATTTGATTCATATAAAAAAATAGAAGATGTTCCTCAACACTTGAAAGATGAAATTGAAAATTTCTTTTTACAGTATAAAGCATTACAAAAAAAAGAAGTAAAAATTAATGGTTGAGGTTCTATAAAAGAAGCTATGAATGAATTAAAGGAATGTAAGGAAAGATATATTCAATACAAGGATAGATATTCTAAACCTGGTGGTAAAGAAGAAATTATGGCTGAATGAAAACAAAAAGGTTTAGGCCAAGGATAA
- a CDS encoding fructose-bisphosphatase class II family protein, whose translation MNRDIILLRTVEVAAIASYKYIGKKNKNLVDQAAVEAFQVMLKNEKGFKLKVVNGEGELDEAPMLFVGQILGDLEDPSVLTYDVSVDPVEGTHPAAYNYAGSISTIAFSRENTMLQLPEMYMEKLFVSTEFKECINLSKGLIYSIEAMQIHAKRKDLKCIILDKPRHQEIIRKMNDMGIIVRLIQDGDVLAAIDVVNGEADFVYGIGGAPEGSLMAALAISADCKMQSRLVRYEEVWPNELETFERQNKERAWLEKYNLDFDSILHDLDLIDDHKVRFFAAGLTAGGTLKPVDYKNGKFYVNAFMSSHGIVRNFNSIYDVKKVNSLKPEIKFLFDKYKR comes from the coding sequence ATGAATCGCGATATTATTTTATTAAGAACTGTTGAAGTAGCTGCAATTGCTTCATATAAATATATTGGTAAAAAAAACAAAAACTTAGTAGATCAAGCTGCAGTTGAAGCCTTTCAAGTAATGTTAAAAAATGAGAAGGGATTTAAATTAAAAGTAGTAAATGGAGAAGGAGAGTTAGATGAAGCTCCTATGCTATTTGTAGGTCAAATACTTGGTGATTTAGAAGATCCTAGTGTTTTAACATATGATGTTAGTGTAGATCCTGTCGAGGGGACTCATCCAGCAGCATATAATTATGCTGGAAGTATTTCAACAATTGCTTTTTCAAGAGAAAATACAATGTTACAACTTCCTGAAATGTACATGGAAAAACTCTTTGTTAGCACAGAATTTAAAGAGTGCATTAATTTATCCAAGGGACTAATTTATTCGATTGAAGCAATGCAAATTCATGCTAAAAGAAAAGATCTGAAGTGTATTATTTTAGATAAACCACGTCATCAAGAAATTATAAGAAAAATGAATGATATGGGAATAATTGTAAGGCTTATCCAAGATGGAGATGTATTGGCAGCAATTGATGTTGTGAATGGAGAAGCTGACTTTGTTTATGGAATTGGAGGAGCACCGGAGGGGTCCTTAATGGCGGCTCTTGCAATTTCAGCTGACTGTAAAATGCAATCAAGGCTTGTAAGATATGAAGAAGTCTGACCAAATGAATTAGAAACATTTGAAAGACAAAATAAAGAACGCGCTTGATTGGAAAAATATAATCTTGATTTTGATTCAATATTACATGATTTAGATTTAATTGATGATCATAAAGTTCGTTTTTTTGCTGCAGGATTAACTGCAGGGGGAACTTTAAAACCAGTAGACTATAAAAATGGTAAATTCTATGTAAATGCTTTTATGTCTTCCCATGGAATAGTTAGAAACTTTAATTCTATTTATGATGTAAAAAAAGTAAATTCATTAAAGCCGGAAATTAAATTTTTATTTGATAAATATAAAAGATAG